The genomic DNA AATGTGCTGTTCGCGGGTCTGCAGGGCCAAGCGGTAGGCGCTGGCTCCCGCGTCGTCGAAGGAGACGCCGACGATACGGCCCGGCAGGTTGCGCTCGAGCCCCTTGCGGACGGACATGTAGGCGGCGTGCGGACCGCCGAAGAACAGCGGGACGCCGAGGCGCTGGGTGTTGCCGACGGCGATGTCCGCGCCCTGCTCGCCGGGAGGCGTGATGAGCGTCAGGGACAGAATGTCCGCCGCCACGGTGACCATGGCCCCACGCTCATGGGCGGCTGCAATCACGGCTGCATGGTCCGTGACGCGCCCGGAATTGCCCGGCTGCTGCAGCACGATGCCGGAGATCTCCCCGTCGGGCAAGCCCGCCGAGAGGTCAGCGACCTCGAGGTCAAAGCCAAGGGCCTCGGCGCGTCCGCGAACCACCTCGATGGTCTGCGGGAAGAGGTCCGCGTCCAGCACCGTCTTGGCATCAGCCTTCTTTTTATTGGCCCGGCGCATGAGCAGCACGGCCTCGGCGACGGCGGAGGCCTCATCGAGGAGGGAAGCATTGGCGACGGGCAGGCCGGTCAGGTCGCCGATCATGGTCTGGAAGTTCAGGAGCGCTTCGAGACGGCCCTGGGAGATCTCCGGCTGGTACGGCGTGTAGGCCGTGTACCAGGCCGGGTCCTCCAGGATGTTGCGCATGATCACGGGTGGGGTGTGCGTGCCATAGAAGCCCTGACCGATCATCTGGGTCTTCACCACGTTCTTCGATGCGATCTGCCGCAAGTCCTCCAACACCTCGGCCTCACTGCGGGCGGCCGGCAGTTGCAGGCTCTCTTGCTGGCGAATGTCAGCCGGCACCGCGGAGTCGACCAGGTCGGCCAACGAGGCGTAGCCAATGGTCGCGAGCATGTGGGCTGCGGCGTCCCCGCGCGGGCCAATGTGGCGATGCGCGAAGGACTCCGCTGCGGGGTACGTGAAATCGGTGCTGGTCATGAGGTGGGACTCCCGGGTCGGGTTACACAGATCAAAAGCGAGGGCGAGCACAAGTGCCGCCACCCAGTACGCGGGCAACGGCTGCTTCCCTCCCCGCTCTGTAGTGGACCTGAGAGTTTCCGCGAAAATGATTCCGCTTGCACCTTCGGTGAGCGACACCGGTTGGCCGGCTCGCTACTTTCCAGAGTCGCCTCTTCGCGGCGGTACGGGGGCCTGAGAGATTCCTGGGGAGGAAATTGCTCCTACGGCGCCCGACCGTGGCTTCGGCCGGGGCTCTCCCGCCGCATGTCGACAGCGTGTACCGCGGAACCACAACACCCGTTGCGGCCGTCGGCACATCTCCCAGTGTAGTGCGCTCCGTGAGAGCCAAACAACAGCCTCCGGTGGCACGGCCCACGCTCGTGACGAAGCGCGTCGGCGCATGACGAGTTCTGACGCAGTGGGGCTGCGGCCGCGCCACAACCACGAGGCCCCGGTAGTCTGAACTATCGTCCCTAGTAAAACCTCGAACGAGCCCCATCAACGAGCGGGAGAATCTTTCATGCCGGTTGACGCCATCCTGGCCCTCGGCACCGTCGTGGCCGTGCTGATGGTCCTCATCACCACCCGGATCGCAGCCGACGTCGTCCTCGTTTCCGCCGTCGTCTTTCTCATGCTCACCGGCATCCTCACCCCCCAGGAAGCGCTGTCAGGGTTTAGCAACACCGGCGTGCTCACCATCGCCGCTCTCTACGTGGTCGCCGCCGCGCTCAAGGAGTCCGGTGCCATCCAGTGGTTGGCCCTCCGCGTGCTCGGCCAACCCAAGCGGACCAAGCTGGCGCAGTTGCGCATCTTGGGCCCGGCCGCGGGCCTGAGTGCCTTCATGAACAACACGGCCGTGGTGGCCATGCTCATTCCGGCGCTGCAGGATTGGTCCTCTCGGCTCAAGATCGCGCCGTCGAAGCTCATGATTCCGCTCAGCTACGCCTGCATTCTGGGCGGCACGGCCACCGTCATCGGCACCAGTACCAACCTCGTCGTCGTCGGTCTGCTGGATTCGGAGAAAGACGTCCAGCTCTCCATGTTTGAGCCCGCGTGGATCGGCGTGCCGCTCGTGGTGGTCGGTGGGCTGTACATGTTCTTCTTCGGCAACAAACTGCTGCCACGCCGGCAAGGCTTCCTCGAACAATTTCAGAGCGCCCGTGAATATGGGGTGGAAGTCCTCGTCGACGCCAACGGCCCCCTCGTCGGCAAGACGATCGCCGCCGCCGGACTGCGCCAGCTCACCCACGGATACCTCGCCGAGATTGAGCGCGAGGACCAGCTGATGACCGCTGTCTCCCCACAGACCGTGCTCCGTGGTGGCGACGCCCTGATCTTCATCGGGGCCCCCGACTGCGCGCAGGAACTGCGCCGAATCGACGGACTCACCCCGGCGGATGGGCACGTGCAGGAACTCAACATCCGCCACTCCAGCCGACGGCTGA from Zhihengliuella flava includes the following:
- a CDS encoding SLC13 family permease gives rise to the protein MPVDAILALGTVVAVLMVLITTRIAADVVLVSAVVFLMLTGILTPQEALSGFSNTGVLTIAALYVVAAALKESGAIQWLALRVLGQPKRTKLAQLRILGPAAGLSAFMNNTAVVAMLIPALQDWSSRLKIAPSKLMIPLSYACILGGTATVIGTSTNLVVVGLLDSEKDVQLSMFEPAWIGVPLVVVGGLYMFFFGNKLLPRRQGFLEQFQSAREYGVEVLVDANGPLVGKTIAAAGLRQLTHGYLAEIEREDQLMTAVSPQTVLRGGDALIFIGAPDCAQELRRIDGLTPADGHVQELNIRHSSRRLIEAIIGTDFSALGQSIRAAKFRTRYNAVVLAVSRHGKRLPGKLGDIELQVGDTLLLEAGDDFVGQYRHRKDFLMVSALNDSSPPDFKNAPAALGILLAMVVVSAVGLLSILEASFLAALALIAIRCVPVSKARREIDLSVLTVVAASFALGSAMASSGAAERIAGLLLFADGLAPWLALAMVYALTVFFTELITNNGAAVLMFPIAVEVAAQLDVSFMPFVLAVMFAASASFMTPLGYQTNLMVLGPGGYRFTDYLQVGAPMSLLVGAVVVGLVPLVWSF